TCCTCGCGAAGCTGAACGATGAACTCCCCGAGATCGGTCTCGATGGATTCAATCCCCGCTCCGGCCAGCGCTTCGTTCACGTGAACCTCTTCCGTCGTCATCGACTTCGACTTGACCACGGTTCGTGCGCCGACCTGCTTCAGGATCTTCAACAGTTCCGCCTGCGCTTCTTCCGCATCGCGCGCCCAAATGACCCTGCCTCCCCGGCGGATGAAATTCGCCTCAAACTCGATCAGGTACTTGTCGAGATTCTCCATCACCTTCCACTTCAGGAAATTCGCGCGGTGACGGGCCGTATCGAAATCAGCGTACTGCTGCTTCCCTTCAACTACTTTCTTGTCGTATTGGTGGATATTGAACGCAAGCTTCCGCCGGTGTTCGGGATCGAAAACGCGTTGCTCTGCGTCGGCTAAAAATTGTTCAGAGGCGGAAGACATGAGAAGTCACAAAATTAACGAATCAGAGTGGTACCTCCACCTGGTTGCGGAGCAGGTCATCCAGGACTTCCCGCTTCCTTGCCAGGTAAGCTTTCTCCTTGTAAATCAGCACTTCAGCCGGTCGCAAGCGGGAATTGTAGTTGTTGCTCATGGCAAATCCGTAAGCGCCGGCATTGCAGATGGCGAGTACATCACCCTCCCGCACCTCATTCAACCGTCGGTCAAGTCCGAAGGTGTCCGTTTCACAGATATAGCCGACTACGGTATATACACGCGGCTTACCGGCGGGATTGGATAGATTGACGATCCGGTGATAAGCGTCGTAAAACATCGGACGGATCAGATGGTTCTGTCCGGAGTCAACCCCGACGAAAACCGTCGCCAGCGTTTGCTTCACGACATTGGCACGAACCAGTAACAGACCGCTTTCACTCACCAGGTACTTGCCCGGCTCGAACCACAACTGCAACGGCCGACCATAGGCCTGACAAAACTCCCGGAACCGGGCACTCATGTCCCGACCGAGTTCCTCCAAATCCGTTACGACGTCGCCTTCTTTGTACGCTACTTTGAAACCGCTGCCAAAGTCGATGAACTCCAGATCGGGAAACTGACCCGCTGCTTCGAACAGTAATTCCGCAACGCGCAGGAAGACCGATGCATCCAGGATCTCGGACCCGGTATGAATGTGAAGCCCGTTGATGCGAAGCCGGTAACTTTTTACGATCCGCTCGATGTGTCGAAGCTGGTGGATCGAAATGCCAAACTTGGAATCGATGTGACCGGTCTGAATGTGCGTATTTCCTCCCGCAAGAATATGCGGGTTCAACCGAATGCAACACGGATAACGATCGGCAAACTCGTTGCCGAATTGTTCGAGCGTGGAAAGATTGTCGATGTTCACCACAACGCCGGCCTGAACACCGCGACGGATCTCCTCAAACGAAACGCCGTTGGGCGTAAACAGGATTTCCGCAGGGGCGAAACCTGCCAGCAACCCCAACTCCACCTCTTCCATCGACACCGCGTCCAATCCGGCTCCGATCGAACGCAAAAACCGAAGCAGCGACAGGTTGGTGTTCGCCTTGCATGCATACTTGATCTTCAGATCGACATCCGGAAAGGATCGTACCAGGGACAAATACTGGGACCGGATCTTGTCGGTATCGTACACATACAAGGGCGTCCCGAATTGCGCGGCCACTTCCAATAAATCAACTCCACCGGCACGGTATCGGTCCTTGGTCAGTTCCATGGGTAAATCGTTTACCCAAAAGTAGAAGTTGGAAGTAGCGGTCCGAAACCCGCCTGCCCGAGTTATTAGCCGTCAGCTATGGGAATCATCCTGCGATTTCGGGCGCTTGTACACCGGTACTGTGCTGCAAGGTTCGCCGTAATGTATACTGCGGGCGATGGGGCGAAGAAAGGTTGTCAAGGCAGTATAGGCGGAAATCGGTACGGGCACCTTGCTGCAACCCTTGATGACGATCCGCTGGTCCCGGTAAACCTCCGGATCAAGCGCGGCGATTTTCTCAGCATACAGTATTTCGTCCAATCGGTCCGGCGTTCCGAACACCACCCGCCTGGCAACAGGCTCCAGCCAGCTGGCCGCCAGCATGAACGCCCAGGTCGGTACGATCGCGTCGGCGCTGCACAGGAGCGAGACCAATTTATTCTGATACCGGGAAAAATCATGCTGCTTCAAGCCTTCCCGAAAATCCTTCTCACGCAAGATCAGCCCTTCAAACAACCAGTCTTTCAGATCAAAAACCATCCGTTCCGTCGGATCATACCAATCCTCCAGGTCGATGGTCAGCAGACCGCTTTGGGCGACTTTGTTGGGAAGCATGAGAGGGGGTTAGTAGTTCCGGGTTCCGTGTTTCGAGCTCCGGGTTAGTTGAGTTTACCTTTCAGGAAGCGCGTCTCGGGAGGGAAGTAATTGGTAATTGGTTATTGGTTATTGGTAATTAAAAATTTGCCAATCGTTGTATGGTATTGGCGATTGAATCTCGTTTAATTGAAAACTAAACTATTTACTATTTACTATTCACTGTTCACTGTTCACTGTTTACTGTTTACTGTTTACTGTTCACTATTCACTATTCACTACCTCATCACCAGAACCCCAACTCCATCCTCGCCTCTTCACTCATCATATCCTTATCCCAGGGCGGATTGAAGGTGATTTCTACTTTGGCGGAATTGACATCCGGTATGTTGCGGACTTTTTGCTCGACATCCGGTGGAAGCGTCTCCGCTACCGGACAGGCCGGTGAGGTGAGTGTCATGAGAATGTGGACATCGTTACCATCGCTGATGTTGATCTCATAGATGAGGCCGAGCTCGTAAATGTCAACGGGAATCTCCGGGTCATAGCAGCTCTTGAGCACGTCGATGATCCGATCGCGTAGCGGCTTTACCGGAGTATCCGGCGCAGGGGAAGCGGCTGGTGTCTGAGGAGTATCCATCAAATATGCTGCGACTGGAATCCCAGTGCATAGAGTTTAATTTGTTTGATCATGGCTGCCAGTCCGTTCGCCCGGGTCATCGCAAGGTGCTGGCGTAGTCCGATCTTATCAATGAAACTGAGTTCGGATTTTAATACATCTTCCGGTGCTTGTCCGGATAGCACACGCAACAACAAAGCGATCTCCCCTTTCACGAAGGTGCTGTCACTATCGGCTTCGAACCACACTTTTCCATCCTGCATGGAAGCCGACAACCAAACACTGCTCTGACAACCCTTGATCTTCCGGTCTTCGGTCTTCAACGCATCAGCCATCTCGGGTAACTGTTGCCCCAATTCAATGATGTACTGATATTTCTCCGTCCAGTCATCGAACAGGGCGAAATCCTCCACGATCGCGTTTTCCAATTCTTGAATCGTTGCCATGACTCAGCCTTTCCGGAGTAAGTGAATCGCTTTGCGCAGCGCTTCGACGAATCGATCGACTTCCTCCGCCGTATTGTAAAACA
This DNA window, taken from Bacteroidota bacterium, encodes the following:
- the lysA gene encoding diaminopimelate decarboxylase gives rise to the protein MELTKDRYRAGGVDLLEVAAQFGTPLYVYDTDKIRSQYLSLVRSFPDVDLKIKYACKANTNLSLLRFLRSIGAGLDAVSMEEVELGLLAGFAPAEILFTPNGVSFEEIRRGVQAGVVVNIDNLSTLEQFGNEFADRYPCCIRLNPHILAGGNTHIQTGHIDSKFGISIHQLRHIERIVKSYRLRINGLHIHTGSEILDASVFLRVAELLFEAAGQFPDLEFIDFGSGFKVAYKEGDVVTDLEELGRDMSARFREFCQAYGRPLQLWFEPGKYLVSESGLLLVRANVVKQTLATVFVGVDSGQNHLIRPMFYDAYHRIVNLSNPAGKPRVYTVVGYICETDTFGLDRRLNEVREGDVLAICNAGAYGFAMSNNYNSRLRPAEVLIYKEKAYLARKREVLDDLLRNQVEVPL
- a CDS encoding DUF2480 family protein, with translation MLPNKVAQSGLLTIDLEDWYDPTERMVFDLKDWLFEGLILREKDFREGLKQHDFSRYQNKLVSLLCSADAIVPTWAFMLAASWLEPVARRVVFGTPDRLDEILYAEKIAALDPEVYRDQRIVIKGCSKVPVPISAYTALTTFLRPIARSIHYGEPCSTVPVYKRPKSQDDSHS
- a CDS encoding DUF59 domain-containing protein, with product MDTPQTPAASPAPDTPVKPLRDRIIDVLKSCYDPEIPVDIYELGLIYEINISDGNDVHILMTLTSPACPVAETLPPDVEQKVRNIPDVNSAKVEITFNPPWDKDMMSEEARMELGFW
- a CDS encoding SufE family protein, whose amino-acid sequence is MATIQELENAIVEDFALFDDWTEKYQYIIELGQQLPEMADALKTEDRKIKGCQSSVWLSASMQDGKVWFEADSDSTFVKGEIALLLRVLSGQAPEDVLKSELSFIDKIGLRQHLAMTRANGLAAMIKQIKLYALGFQSQHI